One region of Armigeres subalbatus isolate Guangzhou_Male chromosome 3, GZ_Asu_2, whole genome shotgun sequence genomic DNA includes:
- the LOC134228085 gene encoding LOW QUALITY PROTEIN: large ribosomal subunit protein P2-like (The sequence of the model RefSeq protein was modified relative to this genomic sequence to represent the inferred CDS: substituted 2 bases at 2 genomic stop codons), whose amino-acid sequence MRYVAAYLLAVLGGNASPSDADIEKILGSVGIEADSTRVTKVVNELNGKSVEELIASGHKKLSSMPAVXTAADAAVXTAPAADADAPADGAAAAPAEEKKEESEPEDDVMGFGLFE is encoded by the coding sequence ATGCGATACGTGGCTGCATACCTCCTGGCTGTCCTCGGCGGAAACGCCAGCCCATCGGATGCCGACATCGAGAAGATCCTAGGCTCGGTTGGTATCGAGGCCGATTCGACCCGCGTCACCAAGGTGGTCAACGAGCTCAATGGCAAGTCGGTGGAGGAACTGATTGCCTCCGGTCACAAGAAGCTGTCGTCGATGCCAGCTGTTTGAACCGCTGCTGATGCTGCTGTTTGAACCGCTCCGGCTGCTGATGCTGATGCTCCTGCTGATGGTGCCGCTGCCGCTCCTGCtgaagagaagaaggaagagtcGGAACCAGAGGACGACGTCATGGGCTTCGGTCTCTTTGAATAA
- the LOC134228084 gene encoding uncharacterized protein LOC134228084 has product MTFQNGSKRTKSYCDISIPMFCEHYQPLLVEEIGLEYHPYLLHHGKCVLIGYLKQRSNYLESLMIPSLPIEMQLPDATCSIRLNFNNFRGLVPRNCTVRVYGTILLYGPHNSPHMNSRDLASYLSDLIKNMETSNFNNVDLIRILCETRRSMKLNYIPYLDVHDCERVIEARELIGCNLRLKCINKKLQNEYFM; this is encoded by the exons ATGACATTTCAAAATGGCTCAAAAAGGACAAAAAGCTATTGTGACATCAGTATTCCAATGTTCTGTGAGCATTATCAACCACTTCTGGTTGAAGAAATCGGACTTGAATATCACCCTTATTTGCTTCACCACGGAAAATGTGTTCTCATTGGATACCTGAAACAACGAAGCAACTATCTTGAATCTCTAATGATACCGAGCTTACCTAT AGAAATGCAACTACCAGACGCTACTTGCAGCATACGATTGAACTTCAATAACTTCCGCGGACTAGTTCCCCGCAATTGTACCGTTCGAGTGTATGGCACAATACTGTTATATGGCCCTCACAATTCTCCTCACATGAATTCCCGGGATCTAGCGAGCTACCTCAGCGACCTGATAAAAAACATGGAGACGAGTAATTTTAATAATGTTGACTTAATTAGAATTTTGTGTGAGACGCGGAGATCAATGAAATTGAACTACATTCCGTATCTCGATGTACATGATTGCGAACGGGTAATTGAAGCCAGGGAACTGATCGGATGTAATCTAAGATTAAAATGTATAAACAAAAAACTgcaaaatgaatattttatgtAG
- the LOC134228083 gene encoding uncharacterized protein LOC134228083: MVKLSEAQPHAFFLKDCHVYETETTKLEKTIDQMVDFAWDDEKEADVLLAHFIKRLKTGNYVYPEDDLRDILKNTAALSPSCIRGYKEKNLHCQEIRNRLSILLNYGLAELQCNKKPNEQQMFTILNQLEPFVEIFATDPTWNIFFQGLWDFSINAGKSKLTAKMVTVYPGKINQSLEALLKSKPTDVNSLLDNENFIGVASIITIPEVFQHVFMYLARQDTIYPAEAHILQTSFHKTLKSNLPKSKLLALYPHTIRSFATILYETNDPNDQFISALLQQIKKQNILDFIILVTHFPLFIHLK, from the exons ATGGTTAAGCTCTCCGAAGCACAACCCCATGCATTTTTCCTCAAAGATTGTCACGTTTATGAAACGGAAACCACCAAACTGGAAAAGACTATTGATCAAATGGTGGATTTTGCTTGGGATGATGAAAAAGAAGCTGATGTGTTGCTT GCACACTTCATCAAACGATTAAAAACAGGCAACTATGTCTACCCGGAAGACGATTTGCGTGACATTCTTAAAAACACTGCTGCATTATCACCTAGCTGTATACGTGGTTACAAAGAAAAGAATCTCCATTGCCAAGAAATAAGGAATCGACTCTCAATATTGTTGAATTATGGCCTAGCGGAGCTGCAATGTAATAAGAAGCCCAATGAACAGCAAATGTTCACAATTCTAAATCAATTGGAGCCATTTGTGGAGATATTTGCAACCGATCCAACTTGGAATATATTCTTCCAGGGCTTATGGGATTTCAGCATCAATGCGGGGAAAAGTAAATTAACTGCGAAAATGGTTACGGTTTACCCAGGTAAAATTAATCAATCTTTGGAAGCTCTTTTAAAGTCAAAGCCCACGGATGTTAATTCACTTCTAGATAATGAGAATTTCATTGGTGTTGCTTCCATTATTACAATACCAGAAGTATTCCAACATGTATTCATGTACTTAGCACGACAAGACACTATTTATCCAGCTGAAGCACACATTTTACAGACTTCCttccataaaactttgaaatcaaatttacCTAAAAGTAAATTATTGGCTTTGTATCCCCACACTATCCGATCGTTTGCCACTATATTATATGAGACCAATGATCCCAATGACCAATTTATTTCAGCTTTACTTCAGCAAATCAAAAAGCAAAATATTCTTGACTTTATTATTCTTGTGACACACTTTCCCTTGTTTATACATTTGAAGTAA
- the LOC134222040 gene encoding uncharacterized protein LOC134222040 — translation MLECKPSSVPMECRLQLQKGNESTRTTKPYRELVGCLMYVTLTTRPDLCAAVNYYSQFQSCPTDEHWVHLKRILRYIKGSLDIGLKFEAVNEEPVLAAFCDADWANNVVDRRSVTGYVFKVFGCTVAWGTRKQPTISLSSTEAELIALCVAVCEGMWLKRLIEELGHNISTVPYYEDNQSTIKVVCEPKARSRLKHIDVKHRFVSDLVQQGQIEVRYVSTDHQEADIMTKGLPAGQFRRLRERLNLLDKN, via the coding sequence ATGCTCGAGTGCAAACCATCATCTGTTCCAATGGAGTGCCGTTTACAACTGCAGAAAGGTAATGAATCTACGCGTACCACCAAGCCGTATAGAGAATTAGTCGGATGTTTAATGTATGTAACTCTCACCACTCGGCCTGATTTGTGTGCAGCAGTGAACTACTACAGCCAATTTCAAAGTTGTCCAACCGATGAACATTGGGTGCATTTGAAGCGCATATTGCGGTACATCAAGGGTTCGCTGGATATTGGGCTGAAGTTTGAAGCTGTCAACGAGGAACCGGTGCTTGCTGCATTTTGCGATGCGGACTGGGCGAATAACGTAGTGGATCGACGCTCGGTGACGGGATATGTGTTTAAGGTGTTCGGGTGCACTGTTGCATGGGGCACGAGAAAGCAGCCAACAATATCGTTGTCGTCAACAGAGGCAGAGTTGATTGCGTTGTGCGTAGCTGTGTGTGAAGGAATGTGGCTCAAGCGGTTGATAGAAGAACTGGGCCACAACATAAGTACAGTTCCGTATTATGAAGACAACCAAAGCACGATTAAAGTTGTTTGTGAACCGAAGGCTAGAAGCAGATTAAAGCATATCGACGTCAAACATCGATTCGTTAGTGATTTGGTTCAGCAGGGGCAAATAGAAGTGCGATACGTATCAACGGATCATCAGGAAGCAGATATAATGACGAAAGGTCTTCCTGCAGGGCAGTTTCGTCGGCTACGCGAGAGACTGAATCTACTAGACAAAAATTGA